A genomic region of Streptomyces rimosus contains the following coding sequences:
- a CDS encoding universal stress protein, with product MEENTPAQFERGTDGPKVIVVGVDGSDSSWRAAAYAAGLARRQGSKLALVYVQPVMPAGAAMGAPVVDATNEVAEELMAEIRAATERVQGTYDLRWEFHTLRGDPYSGMVQMADELTADAVVVGASESAGHRIMGSVAVRLVKAGRWPVTVVP from the coding sequence GTGGAGGAGAACACGCCCGCGCAGTTCGAGCGCGGTACGGACGGTCCCAAGGTCATCGTCGTCGGCGTCGACGGGTCGGACTCGTCGTGGCGCGCCGCCGCCTACGCGGCGGGGCTGGCCCGCCGGCAGGGCTCCAAGCTGGCCCTGGTGTACGTACAGCCGGTGATGCCGGCCGGGGCTGCCATGGGCGCACCGGTCGTGGACGCCACCAACGAGGTCGCCGAGGAGCTGATGGCGGAGATCCGCGCGGCGACGGAGCGGGTGCAGGGGACGTACGACCTGCGCTGGGAGTTCCACACGCTGCGCGGCGACCCGTACTCGGGCATGGTGCAGATGGCCGACGAGCTGACGGCGGACGCCGTGGTGGTGGGGGCCTCGGAGTCGGCCGGGCACCGGATCATGGGGTCGGTGGCGGTACGGCTGGTCAAGGCCGGGCGGTGGCCGGTGACGGTCGTTCCGTAA